The proteins below come from a single Demetria terragena DSM 11295 genomic window:
- a CDS encoding inorganic diphosphatase produces the protein MEFDVSIEIPRGTRNKYEIDHETGRIRLDRLLFTAMSYPADYGYIEDTLGEDGDPLDALVILDEPTFPGCVVRARAIGVFKMVDEAGGDDKILCVPAGDPRQENITDIKDISDFTLKEVQHFFETYKALEPGKSVEEGSHWVGASDADQVVGDALQRAKDNNMTTARWAMPGHAADDTERSIDRDQSSDSQADQPEA, from the coding sequence GAGATCCCGCGCGGGACTCGCAACAAGTACGAGATCGACCACGAGACCGGCCGTATCCGACTGGATCGCCTGCTGTTCACCGCCATGTCGTATCCGGCCGACTACGGCTACATCGAGGACACCCTCGGTGAGGACGGCGACCCGCTGGATGCCCTGGTGATCCTGGACGAGCCGACCTTCCCCGGATGCGTTGTGCGCGCGCGGGCGATCGGCGTCTTCAAGATGGTCGACGAGGCTGGCGGCGACGACAAGATTCTGTGCGTTCCGGCCGGCGACCCCCGTCAAGAGAACATCACCGACATCAAGGACATCAGCGACTTCACGCTGAAGGAGGTGCAGCACTTCTTCGAGACCTACAAGGCGCTCGAACCGGGCAAGTCGGTAGAAGAGGGCTCCCACTGGGTCGGCGCCTCCGATGCCGACCAGGTCGTCGGCGATGCCCTCCAGCGCGCCAAGGACAACAACATGACCACCGCCCGGTGGGCCATGCCCGGCCACGCGGCCGACGACACCGAGCGTTCAATCGACCGCGACCAGAGCAGCGACAGCCAGGCCGACCAGCCTGAGGCCTGA